A single window of Apodemus sylvaticus chromosome 4, mApoSyl1.1, whole genome shotgun sequence DNA harbors:
- the Spry1 gene encoding protein sprouty homolog 1, with protein sequence MDSPSQHGSHTSLVVIRPPAVEGQQRLDYDRDTQPAPILSLDQIKAIRGSNEYTEGPSVARRPAPRTAPRPEKQERTHEIVPANVNRSYEHRPASHPGNARGSVLSRSTSTGSAASSGSSSSVSSEQGLLGRSPPTRPIPGHRSDRVIRTQPKQLLVEDLKASLKEDPTQHKFICEQCGRCKCGECTAPRALPSCLACDRQCLCSAESMVEYGTCMCLVKGIFYHCSNDDDGGSYSDNPCSCSQSHCCSRYLCMGALSLCLPCLLCYPPAKACLKLCRGCYDWTHRPGCRCRNSNTVYCKLESRPSRAQGKLS encoded by the coding sequence GGCAGCCACACTTCGCTAGTGGTGATCCGGCCACCGGCTGTGGAAGGCCAGCAGAGGTTAGACTATGACAGGGACACTCAGCCTGCTCCGATTCTGTCCCTAGACCAGATCAAAGCCATCAGAGGCAGCAACGAATACACAGAGGGACCTTCAGTAGCGAGAAGACCGGCTCCTCGCACCGCACCGAGACCCGAAAAGCAGGAAAGGACTCATGAAATCGTACCAGCCAATGTGAATAGGAGCTACGAGCACCGACCTGCCAGCCACCCAGGCAATGCCAGGGGCTCTGTGCTGAGCAGATCCACCAGCACCGGAAGCGCAGCCAGCTCAGGGAGCAGCAGCAGTGTGTCTTCCGAGCAGGGCCTGCTAGGAAGATCTCCGCCCACCAGGCCCATCCCAGGTCATAGGTCAGATCGGGTCATCCGGACCCAGCCCAAGCAGCTGCTGGTGGAAGACTTGAAGGCCTCCTTGAAAGAAGACCCCACCCAGCACAAGTTCATCTGCGAACAGTGTGGCAGGTGCAAATGTGGAGAGTGTACCGCCCCCCGGGCTCTGCCCTCCTGTCTGGCCTGTGATCGGCAGTGCCTCTGCTCCGCGGAGAGCATGGTGGAATACGGGACCTGCATGTGCCTGGTCAAGGGCATCTTCTACCACTGCTccaatgatgatgatggaggtTCTTACTCGGATAACCCGTGCTCCTGTTCACAGTCCCACTGCTGCTCCAGATACCTGTGCATGGGAGCCCTGTCTTTGTGCCTGCCCTGCTTACTCTGCTACCCTCCTGCCAAGGCCTGTCTGAAGCTCTGCAGGGGCTGTTATGACTGGACCCACCGCCCTGGCTGCAGATGTAGAAACTCCAACACGGTCTATTGTAAGCTGGAGAGCCGCCCCTCAAGGGCTCAGGGCAAGCTCTCGTGA